The genomic window CGCCGCCGCTGGGGAGCCCCGGCGCGTCGATGCGCACCGAGTCCACCAGCAGCCCCGGCATGCGCCCGAACCAGCGGCGGAAGTACGGCTCCACCCCCGTCAGCCCCTGCATCGACACCTGCGCGATGCGCCCGGTGCCGTTGTCCTGGTTGAAGAGCGCCTGCAGCCCCTCCACGATGCGCGGGTTGTCCGCCACGAAGCCGCGCGATCCGTTCAGCCCCTGCTCCTCGCCCGTCCAGTGCCCGGAGAGGATGGTGCGCCTCGGGTTCGGGTACGCCTGCCGCAGGATGCGCATCGCCTCCATCATCACCACCGTGCCGGTGGCGTTGTCCGTCGCGCCCGAGCCCGCGTCCCACGAGTCGAAGTGGGCCGACATCATCACGTACTCGTTCGGCTTCTGGCGCCCGCGGATCTCCGCCAGGACGTTGGAGGCCGGAACCTCGCCCGTGAACCGCGACGCCGCGTCCAGCCGCAGCGTGGGCGACTGGTTGTTCTGCACCATGCGGAAGACGAGCCCGTAGTCCTCGCAGCTCAGGTCGAGGGTCGGAACGCGCTCGGTGCGGGCCTGGAACACCTTGTCCACGCCCCACCCCTGCGACCAGAGGTTGGTCAGGATTCCCACCGCGCCCGCCTCCTCCAGGCGCCGCGGCAGGTCACGCGCGTTGCTGCCGGTGGCCTGAAGGCGGCGGTTCCACGCGGCCATCGCTTCGGTGCGCTGCGCCCTCATCCGCTCGAAGGTCGCGGCGGGCGCCCACTTCGCCCAGTTCTCGTCCGGACGGCAGGTGGGCTGCGCGGCGGAGATCAGGACGAACTTGCCGCGCACGCTCCCCAGCGCGGCCTTGAATGCGACCGAGTCGGCCGCTTCGGGAAGCATCACCACGCCGGCCGTGACGGGTCCGTTGGTGCCGGGGCTCCACGCCAGCATCGTCCCTTCCAGCGACCGCATGCGCGGCGTCATCAGGTCGACGTGCGTATGGCCGCGCTGCCATCCGCGCCAGGTGCCGTACTGCTCCTCGCGCGCGGTGATCCCCCAGTTGCGGTAGGTGGAGACCGCCCACTGCCGCGCGTTCGCCATCTCGGGCGAGCCGGTGAGCCGCGGCCCCAGCGAGTCGGTGAGCACCTGCGCCAGCCGTTCCACCTGCGAGTTCGACATCCCCTCGCGCCAGATGCGCTGGAGCACGGGGTCGGTGGAGGTCCACTCCTGCGCCGCCGCCGGCGAGCCCGCCAGCAGCGCACCCATCACGAACGCGACCGATCGCTTCATCGTACTCCAAGTGGTGGAAGTCGCACTGCGGGGAAGTGCTAAGTGCTAGGTGCTAAGTGCTGAACGGCAGTGCGTGAGTGCGTTAGTGCGTGAGTGCGTTTTTTCACTCAGCACTTAGCACTCAGCACTTAGCACTTTGATACCAGCGAAATACCGAACGCCCGCCGCATGCGCAAGCCGCTCCTACTTCAGCTTGGGATCCAGATCCACCAGGCGCGCGGTGACCTGCCCGTCCACCAGCTCCGCGAGCGCGACCGTCACGGGATCGCGGAAGCGCAGGGGGCCGGCGCTTCCGGGGTTCACCGCGAGCGTTCCCATCACCTGTCGGATCACCGGCTTGTGCGAGTGGCCGAAGACGACGAGCCCCGCGCCGCTGTACGCCGCGGCGGCCTTCTCAGGAGTCGGCGAGCCGAGCTGCATCCCGTGCAGCACCACGACCGGCACCCCGTCCAGCTCCACGTGCGCCACCTCGGGAATCCGCTTCCGCACGTCGAAGCCGTCCGTGTTCCCCCACACCGCCGTCACGGGCGCGATCGTCTCCAGCTCCGCGAGGATGTCGGCCGAGCCGACGTCGCCCGCGTGCAGGATGTGCTCGACCCCGGCGAACACGTCGAACACCTCGCTCCGCAGCAGCCCGTGCGTGTCGGAGATGATCCCGATCTTCATGGTCGCACCCGCCGTTGATGGATGGACGCGGGGGCACAGGCTTGCCGCCTATGCCCCCCGTTCGCCACTCCCTGTTCCCGCTGCGTCCTCCCCGCTCCGCCAGCGCCGCCCGAGCATGTGCTCCACGCCCAGGTGGTCCAGCACCCGCGCCACGACGAAGTCCACCAGGTCCGCGATCGTCTTCGGCCGGTTGTAGAAGCCCGGCGCCGCGGGGAGGATGGTGGCCCCGGCGCGCGTCAGCCGCGTCATGTTCTCCAGGTGGATGAGCGAGAACGGCGTCTCGCGGGGCACCAGGATGAGCGTCCTGCGCTCCTTCAGCGCCACGTCCGCCGCGCGCTCCACCAGGTTGCGCGAGGTCCCCGCCGCGATGGAGGCGAGCGTCCCCATGGAGCACGGGCAGATCACCATCCCGCGCGAAGGCGCCGAGCCCGACGCCGGCGTGGCGCCTCGGTCGAGCGAGTCGTACAGCTCCACGCGCGACCAGTCGCCGGTAGCGGCGCGCAGGGCGTCGATCCCGTCGATCTCCGTCTCCTCCGCCAGCAGCCGCAGGCCGTAGCCGGAGACGATCAGCCGGACGGCGGTGCCGGAATCGTTGAGGGCGCGCAGCAGGCGCACGGCGTACGGCGCACCCGACGCGCCGGTGATTCCGAAGACGACCGGCGCGTCCCTCACGCGAGCAGCCTTTCCGCGAGCACCATCAGAAAGAACACAACGGAGATGGCGCCGTTCACGTTGAAGAACGCCGCGTCGATCCTGGAGAAATCGTCGGCGCGCACCAGGCTCTGCTCGTACACCAGCATCACCCCGATCACCGCCGCGGCCACGAAGTACAGCGTGCCCAGCCCCGGCACCAGGAACCCGAGCGCCACGAAGAGCGCCGTCGAGAGCACGTGCAACGTCCTGGAGACCGCAAGCGCCCCTCTCGCGCCCAGCGCTGCCGGCACCGAGTGCAGCCCTTCCGCGCGATCGAACTCCATGTCCTGCAGCGAGTAGAGGATGTCGAACCCGGCCACCCAGCAGAGCACCGCCCCGGCCAGCGCCAGCAGCGCCCCCGCCGGCCGGCTCCACTCCCCCGCGATCGCGAGGTACGCCCCCACCGGCGCAATGGCGAGCGCAAAACCCAGCACCAGGTGCGCCCACCGGGTGAAGCGCTTCGTATACGAGTAGAAGAGGATCCACCCCAGCGCGAGCGGCGCCAGCATCAGGCAGAGCGGGTTGAGCAGCGCCGCGCAGAGAAAGAAGATCCCGCTCGCCACCACCACCGCCGCCGCCGCCTCGCCCACGCTCAGCTTTCCCGCCGGGATCTCGCGCATCATCGTGCGCGGGTTCCTGGCGTCGATGGCGCGGTCCACGATCCGATTGAACCCCATCGCCGCGAACCGCGCCGAGGTGAACGCCGTTAGGATCAGGAACACGTCCGTCACCCGCACGGAGTGCTCATAAGACGCCAGCGTCGCCCCCACCAGCGCGAACGGCAGCGCAAAGATGGTGTGCGGCAGCTTCACCAGATTTGAAAGGTCGGCCACCTTTCCGCGCCCGCGGATGTGCTGGCCTTCCATGATACGCTCAGTCGACATCCTGCTCCTCGATCCACGCGACATCGGCGAGATCCTTTGGCCGACCCGTGGCTTTCTTGTTGATCAACAGGTGCTCGCGGCTCAACACCGGCACGCGCATTCCTTCGAACTCTCGATACACACGCTCCGCCCATGCTTCATCGAACGTGACACCGTCGATGGCGGTAAGCACGTCTATGCGGACCGGTACCACACCGATCTGGAAGAACATGTCCGGCTCGGCAAGCTCCTCAGGCGTTACGCGGTCGACCGGAGCGCCGAAGTTCGCCAGCGCCGTCCAGACGCGGCGTGCATTCTCGAGATCCGGACGCACCCACACGTCCATGTCGCCCGTCGCGCGAGGCATGCGATGCGCCGCCATGGCGAACGCGCCGACGATCAGGAACTCAACCCCGGCCGCGGACAACTCGGAAAGCATGTCTCTGTAGTCGGGGCTGAGCATCGCTGTGTCCCATGAAAGCCCATGCGTTCATCGTCAGTTCCCAGACCATCCCGATGCACTCTTCCGCGCTGGGCGCCGCCGCGTGGTCCGGCTCGCGCTCGTGCAGCCGGAGCCGGCGAATCGGATATGCGGAGCGGTCCGGCATGCTGCTCATTGCATTCCCCAGAACTGCAGCCTCACACAGAGACACAGAGATAGCTACAAGAAAAAGAAGGGAGGTCTCCGATGCCCTCCCTGTTCTTTCCGTACCCCTCTGTGGCTCTGTGTGAGGGCAGCTGTTTCAGTCGATCGGCTCGATGCCGAGCCGCGCCCAGATGCCATCGACGTGCGCCTTCACGTCAGGAGACATCTCGATCATCTCGGGCCAGCGGCGGGTGAAGCCTTCTTCGGGCCACTTGCGCGTGCCGTCGATCCCCATCTTACTGCCGAACGATGGATTCTGCGCCGCGTGATCCAGGTCGTCCACCGGGCCCTTGGTGAACTTCACGTCGCGCTCCGGGTCGATGTTGCCGAGCGCGTACCACCACGCCTCCTGCGTGTTCCGCACGTCGATCCCTTCGTCCACCACGACGATGACCTTGGCCAGCGACATCAGCCCCATCCCCCAGAGCCCGTTCATCACCTTGTAGGCGTGCCCCGGGTACTCCTTGCGAATGGAGACGAAGACGAGGTTGTGGAACACGCCCTCGGGAGGCATGTGGTAGTCCACGATCTCAGGCATCGTCAAGCGCGCGAGCGGGAGGAAGATCCGCTCCGTGGCGCCGCCCAGATACACGTCCTCCACGGGCGGGCGCCCCACCAGCGTGGCGGGGTAGATGGGCTCCTCCCGCAGCGTGACGGTGGTCACGTGGAATGTGGGGTACGGGTCCTCCAGCGTGTAGAACCCGGTGTGGTCGCCGAACGGCCCCTCGATGCGGAGCTCCTCGTCGGTGTCCACGTACCCCTCCAGCACGATCTCCGCCTCGGCGGGGATGGTGAGGTCGGCGGTGATGGCCTTGCAGGTGCGCACGGGGTCGC from Longimicrobium sp. includes these protein-coding regions:
- a CDS encoding nucleotidyltransferase encodes the protein MLSPDYRDMLSELSAAGVEFLIVGAFAMAAHRMPRATGDMDVWVRPDLENARRVWTALANFGAPVDRVTPEELAEPDMFFQIGVVPVRIDVLTAIDGVTFDEAWAERVYREFEGMRVPVLSREHLLINKKATGRPKDLADVAWIEEQDVD
- a CDS encoding M28 family peptidase — its product is MKRSVAFVMGALLAGSPAAAQEWTSTDPVLQRIWREGMSNSQVERLAQVLTDSLGPRLTGSPEMANARQWAVSTYRNWGITAREEQYGTWRGWQRGHTHVDLMTPRMRSLEGTMLAWSPGTNGPVTAGVVMLPEAADSVAFKAALGSVRGKFVLISAAQPTCRPDENWAKWAPAATFERMRAQRTEAMAAWNRRLQATGSNARDLPRRLEEAGAVGILTNLWSQGWGVDKVFQARTERVPTLDLSCEDYGLVFRMVQNNQSPTLRLDAASRFTGEVPASNVLAEIRGRQKPNEYVMMSAHFDSWDAGSGATDNATGTVVMMEAMRILRQAYPNPRRTILSGHWTGEEQGLNGSRGFVADNPRIVEGLQALFNQDNGTGRIAQVSMQGLTGVEPYFRRWFGRMPGLLVDSVRIDAPGLPSGGGSDNASFICAGAPGFGLGSLSWDYGTYTWHTNRDTYDKIAFDEVRRNATMVAMLVYLASEEPEKLPRARLDQLPVDQQGRPRTWPVCQQPTRRDPASAAQ
- a CDS encoding flavin prenyltransferase UbiX, with translation MRDAPVVFGITGASGAPYAVRLLRALNDSGTAVRLIVSGYGLRLLAEETEIDGIDALRAATGDWSRVELYDSLDRGATPASGSAPSRGMVICPCSMGTLASIAAGTSRNLVERAADVALKERRTLILVPRETPFSLIHLENMTRLTRAGATILPAAPGFYNRPKTIADLVDFVVARVLDHLGVEHMLGRRWRSGEDAAGTGSGERGA
- a CDS encoding UbiA-like polyprenyltransferase, giving the protein MSTERIMEGQHIRGRGKVADLSNLVKLPHTIFALPFALVGATLASYEHSVRVTDVFLILTAFTSARFAAMGFNRIVDRAIDARNPRTMMREIPAGKLSVGEAAAAVVVASGIFFLCAALLNPLCLMLAPLALGWILFYSYTKRFTRWAHLVLGFALAIAPVGAYLAIAGEWSRPAGALLALAGAVLCWVAGFDILYSLQDMEFDRAEGLHSVPAALGARGALAVSRTLHVLSTALFVALGFLVPGLGTLYFVAAAVIGVMLVYEQSLVRADDFSRIDAAFFNVNGAISVVFFLMVLAERLLA
- a CDS encoding metallophosphoesterase family protein, translating into MKIGIISDTHGLLRSEVFDVFAGVEHILHAGDVGSADILAELETIAPVTAVWGNTDGFDVRKRIPEVAHVELDGVPVVVLHGMQLGSPTPEKAAAAYSGAGLVVFGHSHKPVIRQVMGTLAVNPGSAGPLRFRDPVTVALAELVDGQVTARLVDLDPKLK